In Sphingobacterium thalpophilum, a genomic segment contains:
- a CDS encoding beta-L-arabinofuranosidase domain-containing protein: MSLRLILTATVLLLFTSIQHSKAQLITAAANPKVDYVVPSRYDLELPQIDRISGYLGNRYQLNLEKRLLQVDEEGLLAGFENRPGKQRWIGEHIGKYLEAAANTWIVTKDPRLKQQMDRMFHRLLETQDTDGYLGTYLAENRWTSWDVWVHKYDLFGLLAYYGAVGDTKALKAAVQIGDLLCSTFGDTPGKKNILKSGSHVGMAATSVIDPMLDLYRWTGDKKYLEFCRYIIRAYDFEGGPAIVNSILKHKRVDKVANAKAYEMLSNIVGLVKMYRLTGDSQLLQVINYTFDDISANRLFATGTSSDHERFQDNHYLLADTSAHMGEGCVTTTWLQFNTQLFSITGDLKYYNEIEKTIYNHLLGAENPQTGCVSYYTPLIGEKPYRCNITCCLSSVPRGIALIPYLNFGMLNNIPTLLLYEPAQIKENIKTSSQKTIPLELTLTSEFPRKGTATVQVHIPGSAQFPLQLRVPEWAKNYTATVNGKSYESGPDQLLKIERQWKDKDKIVVSFDIETEIINGGKTYPNSFTLKRGPQIFALDQSLNPQLQLDKTKFVYPLQDNIKLTDAQDKLPKGWVGTLAYATEIKTADNGQQSLVFVPYADASQTGGFSTLWVPAISR, from the coding sequence ATGTCTCTTCGTCTTATTTTAACAGCTACAGTATTGCTGCTGTTTACCTCGATTCAGCATTCTAAAGCACAGCTGATTACCGCAGCAGCAAACCCAAAAGTCGACTATGTCGTGCCCTCTCGCTATGACCTTGAACTTCCTCAAATAGATCGGATCAGTGGCTATTTGGGTAATCGTTATCAGCTTAATCTCGAAAAAAGACTGCTTCAGGTTGATGAAGAAGGTTTATTAGCTGGTTTTGAAAACCGTCCCGGAAAACAACGATGGATCGGTGAGCATATTGGAAAATATCTTGAGGCAGCAGCAAATACCTGGATTGTCACCAAAGATCCGCGACTGAAACAACAGATGGACCGCATGTTTCATCGCCTGCTCGAAACACAGGATACAGATGGATATCTGGGCACTTACCTGGCTGAAAACCGTTGGACCTCCTGGGATGTCTGGGTGCATAAATATGATCTCTTTGGATTGCTTGCTTACTATGGCGCCGTTGGAGATACCAAGGCATTGAAAGCAGCTGTACAAATTGGCGACCTCCTTTGCAGCACTTTCGGCGATACCCCCGGAAAAAAAAATATTCTGAAATCAGGATCGCATGTCGGCATGGCCGCAACTTCCGTCATTGACCCGATGCTAGATCTATACCGATGGACTGGCGACAAAAAATATCTTGAATTTTGCCGTTACATCATTCGCGCATATGACTTTGAAGGTGGTCCAGCTATTGTTAACTCCATTTTAAAGCATAAACGCGTCGATAAAGTAGCTAATGCCAAAGCCTATGAGATGCTTTCAAATATCGTCGGACTGGTCAAGATGTACCGTCTGACTGGGGATAGTCAATTACTTCAGGTCATCAATTACACCTTCGATGATATCAGCGCCAACAGATTATTTGCAACAGGTACATCCAGTGATCATGAGCGATTTCAGGACAACCATTACCTCCTGGCCGACACCTCGGCCCACATGGGGGAAGGCTGTGTCACCACGACTTGGCTTCAATTCAATACACAGCTTTTTTCAATTACTGGCGATCTAAAATATTATAATGAAATTGAAAAAACGATCTACAACCACCTACTCGGTGCCGAAAATCCGCAGACTGGCTGTGTAAGTTACTATACGCCTCTTATTGGCGAAAAACCCTACCGCTGTAATATCACCTGCTGCCTGAGCAGCGTTCCACGAGGAATAGCACTTATCCCCTACTTGAATTTTGGTATGCTCAACAATATCCCGACATTATTGCTATATGAACCGGCACAGATCAAAGAGAATATCAAGACTTCATCCCAAAAGACCATACCGTTGGAACTTACCCTTACAAGTGAATTTCCAAGAAAGGGAACCGCGACTGTACAAGTTCATATTCCAGGCTCAGCACAATTTCCACTTCAATTGCGCGTTCCGGAATGGGCTAAAAACTATACAGCAACAGTCAATGGCAAAAGCTATGAATCTGGTCCCGATCAATTGCTAAAAATCGAGCGCCAATGGAAAGACAAGGATAAAATCGTCGTTTCTTTTGATATAGAAACAGAAATTATCAATGGTGGGAAAACTTATCCCAATAGCTTTACATTAAAAAGGGGACCGCAGATCTTTGCCCTGGATCAATCACTGAATCCGCAGCTCCAGCTGGATAAAACAAAATTTGTTTATCCGCTTCAAGACAATATCAAACTGACCGATGCACAGGACAAGTTACCGAAAGGCTGGGTTGGAACATTAGCTTACGCCACCGAGATCAAAACCGCAGACAATGGGCAGCAATCGCTGGTATTTGTACCTTATGCCGATGCCAGTCAAACTGGAGGTTTTTCGACGCTCTGGGTTCCTGCTATAAGTCGATAA
- a CDS encoding GRP family sugar transporter translates to MFIVTSYTQAIIFCIITMICWGSWANTQKLANKSWRYELFYWDYVLGIFLLSLLFAFTLGSYGELGRPFVADLQQAEGSNICNALLGGIIFNAANILLSSAISLAGMAVAFPVGIGTALILGVLINYIAAMQGNPSLLFVGVACIAVAIVINAFAYKRMMKNQQKLSSKGIFLSLLAGLLMSLFYRFIASAMDLNNFESPAIGKMTPYTAVFIFSCGILLSNFIFNTLLMKRPLAGSPLRYSDYFKGNFSVHLVGILGGIIWGIGNSLNLIAAGKAGPAISYGLGQGATLVAALWGVFIWREFKGASKQTMLWLGFMFCLFILGLLLLIEAGK, encoded by the coding sequence ATGTTTATTGTAACAAGCTATACCCAAGCCATCATCTTCTGCATCATTACGATGATCTGCTGGGGTTCTTGGGCAAATACCCAAAAACTAGCCAACAAAAGCTGGCGCTATGAACTTTTCTACTGGGATTATGTGCTCGGCATTTTTCTCCTTTCGTTACTGTTTGCCTTTACACTAGGCAGTTATGGCGAGCTCGGCAGACCGTTTGTCGCTGATCTGCAACAAGCAGAGGGAAGCAATATTTGCAATGCCTTACTTGGTGGGATTATCTTCAATGCTGCCAATATCCTACTCTCATCAGCGATCTCCCTGGCAGGTATGGCTGTTGCATTTCCGGTTGGTATCGGTACAGCATTGATTTTAGGAGTACTTATCAACTATATTGCAGCAATGCAAGGTAATCCATCCCTCCTATTTGTTGGAGTAGCCTGTATCGCGGTGGCCATTGTAATCAATGCTTTTGCCTATAAAAGAATGATGAAAAATCAGCAGAAACTTTCCTCGAAAGGAATTTTTCTTAGCCTGCTCGCAGGGCTGTTGATGTCGTTATTTTATCGATTTATAGCATCCGCCATGGACCTGAATAATTTTGAGTCGCCAGCAATCGGAAAAATGACGCCCTATACGGCAGTATTTATCTTTTCATGCGGTATCTTATTGAGCAATTTTATTTTCAACACCTTACTCATGAAAAGGCCACTAGCGGGATCACCTCTTCGTTATAGCGATTATTTTAAAGGTAATTTCAGTGTACACCTTGTCGGTATTCTCGGCGGTATCATTTGGGGAATAGGCAATTCCCTTAATCTAATTGCTGCGGGTAAAGCCGGGCCAGCAATATCCTATGGATTAGGTCAGGGTGCAACTTTGGTTGCGGCCTTATGGGGGGTGTTTATCTGGCGCGAATTCAAAGGCGCCAGCAAACAGACCATGCTGTGGCTCGGATTTATGTTTTGCTTATTTATTCTCGGATTGCTGCTGCTCATTGAAGCAGGGAAATAA